The following proteins are encoded in a genomic region of Gloeomargarita sp. SKYB120:
- a CDS encoding M48 family metalloprotease — MTARNPLPLAAGSGSLSLASTVTLSLLAGMVLVLSLAVVLIVDSSHPELGLLASIVITVLVNGLVFLLAPFSMDWMQQGLYKTRWVSLVEIERKSRTTARMIRQVCAERGLRIPKLGLIPDQNPTAFTYGSFPNTARIVVSEGLFTYLNDEEAAAVYAHELGHVVHWDFAVMTLAYTLVQICYLIYVFLRESGRRDNDKPAWVAQAAIVAYVFYVIGTYLVLYLSRVREYFADHFAAEVTRNPNALSQALVKIAYGIVDQSQKSEQPSRVLEGTRALGIFDPKAAFTTGTLYATAGTAAVNQVFLWDLFNPWAKWLELNSTHPLTGKRVRALWRYAEALGQRPAFDMVSIIQEGRSLDKGRLYGGFVLDVFLYALPALATGLGLVAGVVMGLSVGLDPFGVAVWTAGWVLVAYGLSVLIQTGVRYPAFHRAPAMDVLTLMSDPYASPLRGKPARLQGQIIGRGDSGYIWGSDMQLQDRTGLIFLRYASRFGAVGNWLFGANQVKGIIGQSGEVLGWFRRGLMSHLDLIHLRLPNRTVHSYPRFGAVVSGMFWALLGILLLALAHGMMDAL, encoded by the coding sequence ATGACAGCGCGGAATCCCTTACCTTTGGCGGCGGGGAGCGGTTCGTTAAGCCTGGCGTCCACAGTCACTTTGAGCTTGTTGGCCGGGATGGTCTTGGTTCTGAGCCTGGCGGTTGTGCTCATCGTGGACAGCAGCCATCCGGAGCTGGGGTTACTGGCATCAATTGTTATCACGGTTTTGGTGAATGGACTGGTGTTCTTGCTGGCGCCTTTTTCGATGGACTGGATGCAGCAGGGCCTGTACAAAACCCGCTGGGTGTCGCTGGTGGAAATTGAACGCAAAAGCCGTACGACGGCGCGTATGATTCGGCAAGTCTGCGCTGAACGAGGTTTACGGATACCCAAATTGGGACTGATTCCCGACCAAAACCCAACGGCATTTACCTATGGCTCGTTTCCCAATACGGCGCGCATTGTGGTGAGCGAAGGGTTGTTTACCTATCTAAACGATGAGGAAGCAGCGGCGGTCTATGCCCACGAATTGGGCCATGTGGTGCATTGGGATTTTGCCGTCATGACGCTGGCCTATACCCTGGTGCAAATTTGCTATCTGATCTATGTCTTCCTGCGGGAGAGTGGCCGCAGGGACAACGATAAACCGGCCTGGGTGGCGCAAGCAGCGATAGTAGCCTATGTGTTCTACGTCATTGGGACATATCTTGTGTTGTACTTGTCGCGGGTGCGGGAGTATTTTGCCGACCACTTTGCTGCGGAAGTGACCCGCAATCCGAACGCGCTGTCGCAAGCCCTGGTGAAAATTGCTTATGGGATTGTGGACCAAAGCCAAAAATCAGAACAACCGAGCCGAGTCCTGGAAGGCACACGAGCGCTGGGAATTTTTGACCCGAAGGCAGCTTTCACGACCGGTACCCTTTACGCCACGGCAGGCACGGCAGCGGTCAACCAGGTGTTTTTGTGGGATTTGTTTAACCCCTGGGCCAAGTGGCTGGAGTTGAACTCGACCCATCCGTTAACGGGGAAACGGGTGCGGGCCTTGTGGCGCTATGCGGAAGCCCTGGGGCAACGACCAGCATTTGACATGGTGAGCATTATCCAAGAAGGACGGTCGCTGGATAAGGGCCGGTTGTACGGGGGATTTGTCCTGGATGTGTTCTTGTACGCTTTGCCAGCGCTGGCAACCGGATTGGGGCTCGTGGCTGGCGTAGTCATGGGTCTCTCAGTGGGATTGGACCCGTTTGGGGTGGCTGTATGGACCGCTGGCTGGGTGCTGGTGGCCTATGGCCTGAGTGTGTTGATCCAAACGGGCGTGAGGTATCCGGCGTTTCACCGGGCGCCAGCAATGGATGTGCTCACTTTGATGTCAGACCCCTACGCCAGCCCGCTGCGGGGGAAACCGGCGCGGTTACAAGGGCAAATCATCGGGCGCGGTGACAGCGGTTACATCTGGGGGTCGGATATGCAGCTCCAAGACCGCACGGGTCTTATCTTTCTCCGCTACGCCTCACGGTTTGGAGCAGTGGGGAACTGGCTATTCGGAGCGAACCAAGTCAAGGGCATCATTGGCCAAAGCGGCGAAGTGCTGGGTTGGTTTCGCCGGGGGTTGATGTCGCACCTGGATTTAATTCACCTGCGGTTGCCCAACCGGACCGTGCATAGCTACCCGCGATTTGGAGCGGTGGTCAGCGGCATGTTCTGGGCGCTGTTAGGCATCTTGCTCCTGGCGTTGGCCCATGGGATGATGGACGCTTTGTAA